The nucleotide sequence TTTTCGAATTTAGTGTGatagaataaatattaaaagtattttgCGCCTTCAACTACGTAAAATTTTCTTGCGtactgtaatttttcaaaaatttgtccACCAACAAGAACGCCTTTGGATTAATATAGACATCGCTTTGGAGCAATTTAATGAGCATTTCAGATCTTTTTGCCtgtgaattgaattaaaatgatcttAGCGAAAGTAAAATCGACCAAGAAaatgtgagttgaattttaagtGACTTTTTCTCTCTCACACCTTCTTGTTTTGCTTGAAAAACAACCTTTTTGGTATGCCAATATTCCAGCGAATTTGGCGATATAAATAGATTCTGCTCAAAAAACCATTTTCTTATAAGTCACTTTAttacaaattacaaaaaagAGACACACTAGAGTAATAGGATAATTATAATCTATAGAGAGGATCGATAAATTCTCCAAGATCGCTCAAAGATCAGTCAAAGGTTATCCCCGATACAGAGATTACAATCAGCAATTAATGATGAGCGATAGGGCCTCTCTGAACGACAGCATTGAATCCATTGATAGGATCAGCTGTGTAGAAAACCGTTCTAAGTGTCCCATCAGCCTCCACAACTGAATATGATCCCTTAACAACGTCTCCTTCACGAGTCTCTTGCTGACTCTTCTGATCTCCCGTGTAGGCATCTTGAATATTATAGGCGAAAGTATACTGTGGATGAGGATCGTGACTTGTGTCGATGGCCAGAGGAGCATCAACCGGAATGATGCGACTCTCGATCGTCATGGCTCCAAAGATCACCAGAAGCATAAACTGCACAATCTGCACACGAAAGAAAAGTTTGCAAATTTCAACAATTATCCACTGATGATGCACGATCAAAGGAAAAGAAATTGTATATACTCACGTAAAACAAGTCCATCTTTAtaagcaaaaattccaatgatcTCGATTGAAGATCCACAAATGAATTGCCGTGAATGAAATAGGTGACTTTTTATAAGATCGCGATCGCAAAATTTCCTTCCACTTTTCTTTTCCACCGCATTTGAAGGGGAAATGCAAATACATTTCCCTACCATTTCTCCTCGCAGGAAGATACAcgcaatttttattacaaattcatTGTACTTCCCACCAAACACCAATTCAAATTCAGCTCTAAATCAGACAGAATGTATGATCATTCGATCATCAAACGTGCGacaaattgaaagtgaaattatatactctaaattttttttaggtagaTGGGTAAAGTCTTAAAAATTGGCATTCAAGACAAAGAGGAAGACTTTCCGGACCTGTATAcataaagaaatttctttatgTTTCACgtgtttcacaataaattatgtACAATTTGCTTAATTGATTAACCCTTCATTGGTTTTTACGCAGGTTTAAGATTATTTTTAGCGCggtatattcaaaattttgggcGTTCAATCAAGGATCAAAGTCATAGTGGATCTCAGTGGGTTAGTAGATAGAGCATCGGATCAATAGAGATAGAGCATCGGTCAACGCTTCATGCGACGGACCGCAATCAGTGCTTGGAAAAAATGTTCAATTGGTAACATAATTTGAGGCGTATCCTGGTTGAAAATTGTTACTAATCCACAACAAAATTTGATAacaggagcacggaagaagcctTGCTATTAAAAGGTGGCACTCCAGGGTAGTCTACGGAATAGATAGTTCTTAAAGTACGAGtataaattgaaaagaaaatcttGGCATTCAGGCCCTGGTTTTCACAATTCCAAAAGTTCGGACTTATAGTATTTCAGAGTTTTTGGATTTTGGGGTCCCAGAATATTACGGTTCCTGAATATTTAAGGTTCTGGATTTCAGGATCCCGGGAATTCGAAGTCCCAAATTTTTCAGAACCCTTGGATTTTGGGGTCCTGGGATTTTAGGGTTTTGGGATATACAAGAGTCTCAAAATTTCGAGGTTCCAGGCTTTGAGGTTTTCGGAAATTCGAAGGATTTTCGAAGAAGGTCGGAGTCATTGGATATCACGATCACGGGAGTTTAAGGTCCTAAAATTTAAGGATTCCCAGATTTTGGGGTTCTCGAATTTTAGGGTTCCCGAATATTTAGGTCCCTGGTTTTCAGTATTCCATAAGTTCGGAGTCAAGGTATTTCAGGGTCCTAGATTTTTGGGGGTTCTGAGATTTCAGGGTTCTGGGAAGTTAGGGATCACAGGATTGCaagattttcaaatattcaaggTCTCGAGCTTTTAGCAGTTCAGAAATTCAGACTCCTAGGATATCAGGATCCTGGGAGtttaaggtcttaaaatttcagGGATTCTGGATTTTGGAGTTCTAGAATTTCAGggtttcgagatattcttggtcCCGGGATTCTTGAGGTCCTGGAATTTCAGAGTTCTCGAATATTTATGTCTCTGGTTTTCAGTATTCCGGGAGTTCGGAGTCAAGGTATTGCAGAGTTCCAGATTTTTAGAGGTCCTGAGATTTCAGGGTTCTGGGAAGTTAAGTCACAAGATTGCAAGGTCTCGAATTTTTAGCATTCCAGAAGTTCACAGTCTTATAATATCAAGATATTGTGAGTTCAAGGTCCAAAAATTTCAGGATTCCTAGATTTTGAGGTCACGGAATTTCAGGGCATCGAGATATTCTGGGTCTCGGGATTTTGGGGTCCTGAGATTTCAGGGTACCGGGAAGTTAGGGGTCACAGAATTTCAAGGTTCCAAGGTATTCAAAGATTTTTAGCCTCCCAGAGGTTAGGAGTCTTGGGATATCAAGATCCACGGAGCttaaggtcttaaaatttcagGGTTCCTGAATTTTAGTGTTCCGGAATTTCAAGATCTCATATTTTCGAGACTCAGAATTTTTCCTAGACCCGGGTTTTTTTGAAATACCTGCAAAACTTGGTCCgtaataattaatgaaaataaaaagttaATCGATTTTGAGGTGtgcttgaaaataatta is from Phlebotomus papatasi isolate M1 chromosome 1, Ppap_2.1, whole genome shotgun sequence and encodes:
- the LOC129799227 gene encoding cuticle protein 21-like; the encoded protein is MLLVIFGAMTIESRIIPVDAPLAIDTSHDPHPQYTFAYNIQDAYTGDQKSQQETREGDVVKGSYSVVEADGTLRTVFYTADPINGFNAVVQRGPIAHH